In Luteitalea sp. TBR-22, one genomic interval encodes:
- a CDS encoding 2,3,4,5-tetrahydropyridine-2,6-dicarboxylate N-succinyltransferase: MSIETLRHDVERLWAAGAAASKEEGREVFARLRAALSAGIVRAAAPDAASPTGWAVNSWVKQGILLGFRFGDLVNASMDHGKWPFFDKDTLPLRSFDAGSGVRLVPGGSSVRDGAYLAPGVIAMPPMYVNIGAYVGEGSMIDSHALVGSCAQVGARVHVSAAAQIGGVIEPVGALPVIIEDEVLVGGNTGIYEGAVVKARAVIGAGTIITGSTPVYDLPNGRVIRPEDGQPLVIPEGAVVVPGARAVTEGPGVEWKLSLATPVIVKYRDSRTDTRTELERWIR, encoded by the coding sequence ATGAGCATCGAGACATTGCGCCACGACGTCGAGCGGCTGTGGGCCGCCGGCGCCGCGGCGTCGAAGGAAGAGGGCCGCGAGGTGTTCGCGCGGCTGCGCGCCGCGCTGTCGGCAGGTATCGTCAGGGCGGCCGCGCCCGATGCCGCCTCTCCCACGGGGTGGGCCGTCAACAGCTGGGTGAAGCAGGGCATCCTGCTCGGCTTCCGGTTCGGCGACCTGGTCAACGCGTCGATGGATCACGGCAAGTGGCCGTTCTTCGACAAGGACACCCTGCCGCTGCGGTCGTTCGACGCCGGCAGCGGCGTGCGCCTGGTGCCCGGCGGGTCGTCGGTGCGCGACGGCGCGTACCTGGCGCCGGGCGTGATCGCGATGCCGCCGATGTACGTCAACATCGGCGCCTACGTCGGCGAAGGGTCGATGATCGACTCGCATGCGCTGGTCGGCTCGTGCGCGCAGGTCGGCGCGCGGGTCCACGTCAGCGCCGCGGCGCAGATCGGTGGCGTCATCGAGCCGGTCGGCGCGCTGCCGGTGATCATCGAGGACGAGGTGCTGGTCGGCGGCAACACCGGCATCTACGAGGGCGCGGTGGTCAAGGCCCGCGCGGTCATCGGTGCCGGCACCATCATCACCGGCTCGACCCCGGTGTACGACCTGCCCAACGGCCGCGTCATCAGGCCCGAGGACGGCCAGCCCCTGGTGATCCCCGAGGGGGCCGTCGTCGTGCCCGGCGCGCGTGCCGTCACCGAGGGGCCCGGCGTCGAGTGGAAGCTCTCGCTGGCCACGCCCGTCATCGTCAAGTACCGCGACAGCCGCACCGACACGCGGACCGAGCTCGAGCGATGGATCCGCTAG
- a CDS encoding carboxymuconolactone decarboxylase family protein — MSDHLTRFREFRERMNARILEVGPLETRRFFALDTRAYDAGALDVPTKELLGLVASLVLRCDDCVTYHLIRCKEEKLSDEQLREALHIGLVVGGSIVIPHLRRAMATLDEIAAERVPGETDGKA; from the coding sequence ATGTCCGACCACCTGACGCGCTTCCGCGAGTTCCGCGAACGGATGAACGCCCGCATCCTCGAGGTCGGGCCACTCGAGACTAGGCGCTTCTTCGCGCTCGACACGCGCGCCTACGACGCGGGCGCCCTCGACGTCCCCACCAAGGAGCTCCTCGGGCTGGTGGCCTCCCTCGTGCTGCGCTGCGACGATTGCGTGACCTATCACCTGATCCGCTGCAAGGAGGAGAAGCTGTCAGACGAGCAGCTGCGCGAGGCGCTCCACATCGGCCTGGTGGTCGGTGGGTCGATCGTCATCCCGCACCTGCGGCGCGCGATGGCCACCCTCGACGAGATCGCCGCGGAGCGCGTGCCCGGCGAGACGGACGGAAAGGCGTAA
- the dapA gene encoding 4-hydroxy-tetrahydrodipicolinate synthase, whose product MTPRRPFTGCGTALVTPFTANGRVDEAGVRRLARRQVEAGIHFLVPVGTTGEAPTLSAAEKRAVIAAVVDEVKGVVPVLAGAGGYDTAEVIEAAHAAADAGAQGILSVSPYYNKPTQEGIYQHYASIAANTNLPIVLYNVPGRTGSNIEPATTERLAQLPQIVGIKEASGNVFQMADVRRRVPKEFLVLSGDDTLTVPLMAIGGEGVISVASNEVPADMARMVEACERGDFAAARVIHERLLPLLQANFLESNPGPVKAVMALAGLLDPVYRLPMVAPTSHTLQTLRRIALDLGLLAETTSA is encoded by the coding sequence ATGACCCCACGACGTCCCTTCACCGGCTGTGGCACTGCCCTGGTCACGCCGTTCACCGCCAACGGCCGGGTCGATGAGGCCGGGGTGCGCCGCCTGGCTCGACGGCAGGTCGAGGCCGGCATCCACTTCCTGGTCCCGGTCGGCACGACGGGCGAGGCGCCGACGCTGTCGGCCGCCGAGAAGCGGGCAGTGATCGCCGCGGTCGTCGACGAGGTGAAGGGCGTCGTCCCGGTGCTGGCCGGCGCGGGCGGATACGACACCGCCGAGGTGATCGAGGCCGCGCATGCCGCGGCCGACGCCGGCGCCCAGGGGATCCTGTCGGTGTCGCCCTACTACAACAAGCCGACGCAGGAAGGCATCTACCAGCACTACGCGTCGATTGCGGCCAACACCAACCTGCCGATCGTGCTCTACAACGTGCCGGGCCGCACGGGCAGCAACATCGAGCCGGCGACGACCGAACGCCTCGCGCAGTTGCCGCAGATCGTCGGGATCAAGGAAGCGTCGGGCAACGTGTTCCAGATGGCCGACGTCCGTCGCCGCGTCCCGAAGGAGTTCCTCGTGCTGTCGGGCGACGACACGCTCACCGTGCCGTTGATGGCCATCGGCGGCGAGGGCGTGATCTCGGTGGCGAGCAACGAGGTGCCGGCCGACATGGCGCGGATGGTCGAGGCGTGCGAGCGCGGCGACTTCGCCGCAGCGCGCGTCATCCACGAACGCCTGCTGCCGCTGCTGCAGGCCAACTTCCTCGAGTCCAACCCCGGCCCCGTCAAGGCCGTGATGGCGCTCGCGGGCCTGCTCGACCCGGTGTATCGCCTGCCCATGGTGGCGCCGACGAGCCACACCCTCCAGACCTTGCGCCGCATCGCCCTCGACCTGGGCCTGCTGGCAGAGACCACGTCCGCATGA
- a CDS encoding M20/M25/M40 family metallo-hydrolase, giving the protein MDPLDVVALTRRLVDVESTTGQEAVVCAMVGEELERRGYAVTRQVVTDRRVNILATVGTPEVVFSTHMDCVPPFSPSRLEGERIHGRGSCDAKGILVSQLAASEALRAAGETRVGLLFVVGEERGSDGAMIADRLSTGVTRYLVNGEPTEGKLALGHRGVVRVKLHAKGRAAHSGYPHLGESAIEKLLDALAQVRAMDLPVDAVLGPTQVNIGAIAGGLAPNVIAPEATADLLFRIVTPHEQVMAALEPIRPLVDVEYVYHVPFLHMATLEGFESEVVGYTTDAPLLNAWGTRLMYGPGSIHVAHTDHESVAIADLHRAVDDYQRIARALLAS; this is encoded by the coding sequence ATGGATCCGCTAGACGTCGTCGCCCTGACGCGGCGGCTGGTGGACGTGGAGAGCACCACGGGGCAGGAGGCCGTGGTGTGCGCGATGGTCGGCGAGGAACTCGAGCGCCGCGGCTATGCCGTGACGCGGCAGGTGGTCACCGACCGGCGGGTCAACATCCTGGCCACCGTCGGGACGCCGGAGGTCGTGTTCTCGACGCACATGGACTGCGTGCCGCCGTTCTCGCCGAGCCGGCTGGAGGGCGAGCGCATCCACGGGCGCGGCAGCTGCGATGCCAAGGGCATCCTCGTGAGCCAGCTCGCTGCGTCGGAAGCCTTGCGTGCCGCAGGCGAGACGCGCGTCGGCCTGCTGTTCGTGGTCGGCGAGGAGCGCGGCAGCGATGGCGCCATGATCGCCGACCGCCTGTCGACGGGGGTGACGCGCTACCTCGTGAACGGCGAGCCGACCGAGGGCAAGCTGGCGCTCGGCCACCGCGGCGTGGTCCGCGTGAAGCTGCACGCGAAGGGGCGCGCGGCGCACTCCGGTTACCCGCACCTCGGCGAGTCGGCCATCGAGAAGCTGCTCGACGCGCTGGCGCAGGTCCGCGCCATGGACCTGCCCGTCGATGCGGTGCTCGGGCCCACGCAGGTCAACATCGGCGCGATTGCCGGCGGCCTGGCCCCCAACGTGATCGCGCCCGAGGCGACCGCCGACCTGCTGTTCCGCATCGTCACGCCGCACGAGCAGGTGATGGCCGCGCTCGAGCCGATCCGGCCGCTGGTCGACGTCGAGTACGTCTATCACGTGCCGTTCCTGCACATGGCGACGCTGGAGGGCTTCGAGAGCGAGGTCGTGGGGTACACCACCGATGCGCCGCTCCTCAACGCCTGGGGCACGCGGCTGATGTACGGCCCCGGCTCGATCCACGTCGCGCACACCGATCACGAGTCGGTGGCCATCGCCGATCTCCACCGCGCCGTCGACGACTATCAGCGCATCGCCAGGGCGCTTCTCGCGTCCTGA
- a CDS encoding amidase: MAIRDTARALREGRTRSRALVEACLEQIHTWQPATNAFIHLDEQAARREADAADKALRQGHDRGLLHGIPISLKDLLDQQGVVTTAGSRSMTAVAQADAPCVAHLRAQGVVFLGRTNMHEFALGTTSEDSGFGPVRHPRDGGRSAGGSSGGAAVAVATGMSHVAIGSDTGGSIRIPAAACGLVGLKPSWGEVSLQGVVPLSPTVDCVGPLATSVDDAWIALQGLKTSATLAALPEARPVRGLRIGVLRDFGWRVVDPGIGRRVAEAIARLTAAGAASEDVPLASAPLVVPTYGTIVISEALDFHRPRLPVHAQDYTPAVRGRLETAARPSDEERARAHEARARIEADVADLLTRVDVLALPGSAITPPRLGQADVHWPHGDEPTRAAMLRLTQPFNLSRSPALVMPAGEVDGGWMASLQLVGRDTASLVAIARTVEAVLANGGA, encoded by the coding sequence ATGGCCATCCGCGACACCGCACGGGCCCTGCGTGAGGGCCGCACCCGCTCGCGCGCCCTCGTCGAGGCGTGTCTCGAGCAGATCCACACGTGGCAGCCGGCCACCAACGCCTTCATCCACCTCGACGAGCAGGCGGCCCGCCGGGAGGCCGACGCGGCCGACAAGGCGCTCCGGCAGGGGCACGATCGTGGACTGCTGCACGGCATCCCGATCTCGCTGAAGGATCTCCTCGACCAGCAGGGCGTCGTGACGACCGCCGGTTCACGCTCGATGACGGCCGTGGCGCAGGCCGATGCGCCCTGCGTGGCCCACCTGCGCGCGCAGGGTGTCGTGTTCCTCGGGCGCACGAACATGCACGAGTTCGCGCTGGGCACGACCAGCGAGGACTCGGGGTTCGGCCCCGTGCGGCATCCGCGTGACGGTGGGCGTTCGGCCGGCGGCTCCAGCGGCGGCGCCGCCGTCGCCGTCGCCACCGGCATGAGCCACGTGGCCATCGGCTCTGACACCGGCGGGTCGATTCGCATCCCGGCTGCGGCCTGCGGCCTCGTCGGGCTCAAGCCGTCGTGGGGCGAGGTCTCCCTCCAGGGCGTGGTGCCGCTCAGTCCCACCGTCGATTGCGTGGGTCCGCTCGCCACCAGCGTCGACGACGCGTGGATCGCCCTGCAGGGCCTGAAGACCTCGGCAACCCTGGCCGCGCTCCCGGAGGCACGCCCCGTCCGCGGCCTGCGCATCGGCGTGTTGCGCGACTTCGGCTGGCGCGTCGTCGATCCGGGCATCGGTCGGCGCGTGGCGGAGGCAATCGCCCGCCTCACCGCGGCGGGCGCGGCGAGCGAGGACGTGCCGCTGGCGTCGGCGCCGCTGGTCGTGCCGACCTACGGGACGATCGTCATCAGCGAGGCGCTCGACTTCCACCGGCCACGGCTGCCCGTGCACGCCCAGGACTACACGCCCGCCGTGCGTGGTCGCCTCGAGACCGCCGCCCGCCCTTCGGACGAGGAGCGGGCCCGTGCGCACGAGGCGCGGGCCCGCATCGAGGCCGACGTCGCGGACCTGCTGACCCGCGTCGACGTCCTCGCCCTGCCCGGCTCGGCGATCACGCCGCCGCGTCTCGGACAGGCGGACGTCCACTGGCCGCACGGCGACGAACCGACGCGGGCGGCGATGCTCCGGCTCACGCAGCCCTTCAACCTGTCGCGTTCGCCGGCGCTGGTGATGCCGGCCGGCGAGGTGGACGGCGGCTGGATGGCCAGCCTGCAGTTGGTAGGACGCGACACGGCATCGCTGGTCGCCATCGCCCGCACCGTGGAGGCGGTCCTGGCCAACGGAGGCGCGTAG
- a CDS encoding 4-hydroxy-tetrahydrodipicolinate reductase, translated as MRIILFGHGRMGRLVGVHAADHDGEVVGVITSRSTPEDWAAAAGAGADVVIDFATGEALEANLERLCGLAPTLVLGSTGWGAFEPQARAIAQQHGRGVVAASNFSVGAYLMEAAVRALAPAIESLDDYEPFLHEAHHSKKRDAPSGTALQLLGAMRQAGLTRHVDVSATRAGHIPGTHTVGVDGPTEAVTVTHLVRDRATFAHGALRAARWVQGRTGWYSMKDVLGI; from the coding sequence ATGCGCATCATCCTGTTCGGGCATGGCCGCATGGGTCGCCTCGTGGGCGTGCATGCTGCCGATCACGACGGCGAGGTCGTGGGCGTGATCACCAGCCGCAGCACGCCCGAGGACTGGGCCGCCGCGGCCGGCGCGGGCGCCGACGTCGTCATCGACTTCGCCACCGGAGAGGCGCTGGAGGCCAACCTCGAACGGCTGTGCGGCCTGGCGCCGACCCTGGTGCTGGGCAGCACGGGGTGGGGCGCGTTCGAGCCGCAGGCGCGCGCCATCGCGCAGCAGCACGGCCGGGGCGTGGTGGCCGCGTCGAACTTCTCGGTCGGCGCCTACCTGATGGAAGCCGCGGTGCGGGCCCTGGCGCCGGCCATCGAGTCCCTCGACGACTACGAGCCCTTCCTGCACGAGGCGCATCACTCAAAGAAGCGCGATGCGCCTTCCGGCACGGCCCTGCAGCTGCTCGGCGCGATGCGGCAGGCCGGCCTCACGCGCCACGTCGACGTGTCGGCGACGCGCGCCGGCCACATCCCGGGCACGCACACCGTCGGCGTCGACGGGCCGACCGAAGCCGTCACCGTGACGCACCTGGTGCGCGACCGCGCGACCTTCGCCCACGGTGCGCTGCGCGCCGCGCGCTGGGTGCAGGGCCGCACCGGGTGGTACTCGATGAAGGACGTGCTGGGGATCTGA
- the asd gene encoding aspartate-semialdehyde dehydrogenase has translation MSSRVAVGVLGATGTVGQQFVRLLANHPWFEATWLAGSERSSGRKYAEACNWKLSTPMPDAAAARVVQEPVPGQGPRLVFSALDANVAGDIEKAFAAAGHLVVSNARNYRMDPLVPLLIPEINPDHLQLVPKQAEAYGWKGGIVTNSNCSTMFLAMALAPLRQFGLTTCNVVTLQAVSGAGYPGVPSLDILGNIIPFIGGEEDKLEIEPQKILGSLAGTHVEPHPVVVSAHTTRVPVIDGHSEMISVGFDRTVAAADIRAAFEAFRGVPQELGLPSAPKQPLVYLEAENRPQPRLDVERDGGMAVFLGRLRPCPVLQHKFVALGHNTVRGAAGAALLNAELMQAQGLV, from the coding sequence ATGTCGTCTCGAGTAGCAGTGGGCGTCCTCGGCGCCACCGGCACGGTGGGCCAGCAGTTCGTGCGGTTGCTCGCCAACCATCCGTGGTTCGAGGCCACGTGGCTGGCCGGATCCGAGCGCTCGTCGGGCCGGAAGTACGCCGAGGCCTGCAACTGGAAGCTCTCCACGCCGATGCCCGACGCGGCAGCCGCCAGGGTCGTGCAGGAGCCGGTGCCGGGGCAGGGTCCCAGGCTCGTCTTCTCGGCCCTCGACGCCAACGTCGCCGGCGACATCGAGAAGGCCTTCGCGGCAGCCGGTCACCTGGTGGTGAGCAACGCGCGCAACTACCGCATGGACCCGCTGGTCCCGTTGCTGATCCCCGAGATCAACCCGGACCACCTGCAGCTGGTGCCGAAGCAGGCCGAGGCCTACGGCTGGAAAGGCGGCATCGTCACCAACTCCAACTGCTCGACGATGTTCCTGGCGATGGCGCTGGCGCCGCTGCGGCAGTTCGGCCTCACGACGTGCAACGTGGTGACGCTGCAGGCCGTGTCGGGCGCAGGCTACCCGGGCGTGCCGTCGCTCGACATCCTGGGCAACATCATCCCGTTCATCGGCGGCGAGGAGGACAAGCTCGAGATCGAGCCGCAGAAGATCCTCGGCAGCCTGGCCGGCACCCACGTGGAGCCGCATCCCGTCGTCGTCAGCGCGCACACGACGCGCGTGCCGGTCATCGACGGCCACTCCGAGATGATCTCGGTCGGCTTCGACCGCACCGTGGCGGCGGCCGACATCCGCGCCGCCTTCGAGGCGTTTCGCGGCGTGCCGCAGGAACTCGGCCTGCCGTCGGCGCCGAAGCAGCCGCTGGTGTACCTGGAGGCGGAGAACCGGCCGCAGCCGCGGCTCGACGTCGAGCGTGACGGCGGCATGGCGGTGTTCCTGGGACGGTTGCGGCCGTGTCCCGTGCTGCAGCACAAGTTCGTCGCCCTCGGCCACAACACCGTGCGTGGCGCGGCCGGCGCGGCCCTGCTCAACGCGGAACTGATGCAGGCCCAGGGCCTGGTGTAG
- a CDS encoding SRPBCC domain-containing protein, whose amino-acid sequence MSRTTSPDPAAFDCVVEIAAPPEAVFAAFFSPDDLQAWWDVLRSVTSPRPLGIYALEWATTGHADPLLGPLGGVFHGTVIDVRPGREFFLADAYWLPPTRDPVGPMALQVLCEPIAAGTRLRFQLDGCDDSPRWRRFYRIVNAGWSAALGSLKALVERRQSGEDAPR is encoded by the coding sequence ATGAGCCGCACGACCTCGCCCGACCCCGCCGCGTTCGACTGCGTGGTGGAGATCGCGGCCCCGCCAGAGGCGGTGTTCGCGGCGTTCTTCTCGCCCGACGACCTGCAGGCCTGGTGGGACGTGCTCAGGTCGGTGACCTCGCCACGGCCGCTCGGCATCTACGCGCTCGAATGGGCGACCACCGGGCACGCCGACCCGCTGCTCGGCCCCCTCGGCGGCGTCTTCCACGGCACGGTCATCGACGTCCGTCCGGGCCGCGAGTTCTTCCTGGCCGACGCCTACTGGCTGCCGCCGACGCGCGATCCCGTCGGCCCGATGGCGCTGCAGGTGCTCTGCGAGCCAATCGCAGCGGGCACGCGCCTCCGCTTCCAGCTCGATGGCTGCGACGACAGCCCCCGCTGGCGGCGCTTCTACCGCATCGTGAACGCCGGCTGGAGCGCGGCCCTGGGCTCGCTGAAGGCGCTGGTGGAACGGCGTCAGTCCGGCGAAGACGCGCCTCGATAG
- a CDS encoding S9 family peptidase, producing the protein MIFRWAFHRWEEALHNRSTDRIVREFDWGLDWLHDLPHSPGAPDTDVPTSDPAAVLRRYAEWAVAHSDTFFASTDAPEYDLDRQGHLRYASEIVTPHAENNVVHARLYRARADKGRAVVVMPQWNSDAEGHVGLCKLFNRAGLTALRLSKPYHDWRMPPELQRADYIVSSNVGRTLQVCRQAVLDARRAVGFLHQQGYTSIGICGTSLGSCLSMLTAAHEPRVKAAALNHISPHFADVVWEGLSTRHVRAGLDGHVDLDTLRHIWAPISPYPFMDRMRGTRTLLVYAQYDLTFPLRLSRSFVQEFRARGIPHELAVLPCGHYSTGKTPFKYLDGYWLTRFLSRSL; encoded by the coding sequence GTGATCTTCCGCTGGGCCTTCCACCGCTGGGAGGAGGCGCTCCACAACCGCAGCACCGACCGCATCGTCCGCGAGTTCGACTGGGGCCTCGATTGGCTCCACGACCTGCCGCACTCGCCGGGCGCGCCAGACACCGACGTCCCCACCTCCGATCCCGCGGCCGTGCTGCGACGGTATGCGGAGTGGGCGGTGGCGCACAGCGACACGTTCTTCGCGAGCACCGACGCGCCCGAGTACGACCTCGACCGGCAGGGCCACCTGCGGTACGCGAGCGAGATCGTCACGCCGCACGCGGAGAACAACGTGGTGCACGCGCGGCTGTACCGCGCCAGGGCCGACAAGGGCCGCGCCGTCGTCGTGATGCCGCAGTGGAACTCGGACGCCGAGGGCCACGTCGGGCTCTGCAAGTTGTTCAACCGCGCCGGGCTGACGGCGCTGCGCCTCAGCAAGCCGTACCACGACTGGCGCATGCCCCCGGAGCTGCAGCGCGCCGATTACATCGTGAGCAGCAACGTCGGGCGCACGCTCCAGGTGTGCCGGCAGGCCGTGCTCGACGCCCGGCGGGCGGTGGGATTCCTCCACCAGCAGGGCTACACGTCGATCGGCATCTGCGGCACGAGCCTGGGCTCCTGTCTCTCGATGCTCACGGCGGCCCACGAGCCGCGCGTGAAGGCCGCGGCGCTGAACCACATCTCGCCGCACTTCGCCGACGTGGTGTGGGAAGGACTGTCGACCAGGCACGTGCGCGCCGGCCTGGACGGCCACGTCGACCTCGACACCCTGCGTCACATCTGGGCGCCGATCAGCCCGTATCCGTTCATGGATCGGATGCGCGGCACGCGCACGCTGCTCGTGTACGCGCAGTACGACCTGACCTTCCCGCTGCGGCTGTCGAGGTCGTTCGTGCAGGAGTTCCGCGCCCGTGGCATCCCCCACGAGCTCGCCGTGCTGCCCTGCGGGCACTACAGCACCGGCAAGACGCCGTTCAAGTACCTGGATGGGTACTGGCTGACCAGGTTCCTGAGCCGATCCCTGTAA
- the lysC gene encoding lysine-sensitive aspartokinase 3 — MVVMKFGGTSVKDREAIARLAAIVAREQARTGTPVVVVSAMSGITDQLLDAVAAVERGDAPGAAQKVTVMRDRHRAAAEALLTRGDVRDEVIDALERQWRDTAQILHAMAVLREVSPRSRDAVVAMGELASSQLVAAALTELGTPARFVDARTVLVTSADHGMAQPDQASTAARLHERVLPLVREGLVPVLGGFIGATADGITTTLGRGGSDYSASLFGAGLKAAEIQIWTDVDGMLTADPRVVQGARPLPSLSFAEASELAYFGAKVLHPSTIAPAVTDGIPVRILNSHRPEVAGTTITANPPLPEAPLTGLACKRDITVVDIRSTMMLAAYGFMRRVFEVFERHRTSVDVITTSEVSVSITIEDRRAIEGIVADLSAFAEVGVENEMALLCAVGERLRLEAGLAARVLGALDEFPLRMVSQAGARRNLTVVLPQAQLQAAMARVHERFCLEPAPVPEAVA; from the coding sequence ATGGTCGTCATGAAGTTCGGCGGTACGTCGGTCAAGGATCGGGAGGCCATCGCGCGCCTCGCCGCCATCGTTGCCCGCGAGCAGGCACGCACGGGCACGCCGGTGGTGGTGGTGTCGGCGATGTCGGGCATCACCGACCAACTGCTCGACGCGGTCGCGGCCGTCGAGCGCGGCGATGCCCCCGGCGCCGCGCAGAAGGTGACCGTCATGCGGGACCGCCATCGCGCGGCGGCCGAGGCGCTGCTGACGCGGGGCGACGTGCGCGACGAGGTGATCGACGCGCTCGAGCGGCAGTGGCGGGACACGGCGCAGATCCTCCACGCCATGGCCGTGCTGCGCGAGGTGTCGCCGCGGTCGCGCGATGCGGTGGTGGCGATGGGCGAGCTGGCCAGCTCGCAGCTGGTGGCCGCCGCGCTCACCGAGCTCGGCACGCCGGCCCGCTTCGTGGATGCACGGACGGTGCTGGTCACCAGCGCCGACCACGGGATGGCGCAGCCGGACCAGGCCTCGACCGCCGCGCGGCTGCACGAGCGCGTGCTGCCCCTGGTGCGCGAGGGGCTCGTGCCCGTGCTCGGGGGCTTCATCGGCGCCACCGCCGACGGCATCACGACGACGCTCGGCCGCGGCGGCTCCGACTACTCGGCGTCGCTCTTCGGCGCCGGGCTCAAGGCGGCCGAGATCCAGATCTGGACCGACGTGGACGGCATGCTCACTGCCGATCCGCGCGTGGTGCAGGGCGCGCGGCCGCTGCCGTCGCTGTCGTTCGCCGAGGCGTCGGAGCTGGCGTACTTCGGCGCCAAGGTGCTGCACCCGAGCACGATTGCGCCGGCGGTGACCGACGGCATCCCGGTCAGGATCCTGAACTCGCACCGGCCCGAGGTCGCCGGCACGACGATCACCGCCAACCCGCCGCTTCCCGAGGCCCCGCTCACCGGCCTGGCCTGCAAGCGCGACATCACGGTGGTCGACATCCGGTCGACGATGATGCTGGCTGCCTACGGGTTCATGCGGCGCGTCTTCGAGGTGTTCGAGCGACACCGGACCTCGGTCGACGTGATCACGACCTCCGAGGTGAGCGTCTCGATCACGATCGAGGACCGGCGCGCCATCGAGGGCATCGTCGCCGACCTGTCGGCGTTCGCGGAGGTGGGCGTGGAGAACGAGATGGCGCTGCTGTGCGCCGTGGGCGAGCGCCTGCGGCTCGAGGCCGGCCTGGCGGCGCGCGTGCTCGGCGCCCTCGACGAGTTCCCGTTGCGGATGGTGTCGCAGGCAGGGGCGCGGCGGAACCTCACGGTGGTGCTGCCGCAGGCCCAGTTGCAGGCGGCGATGGCGCGCGTGCACGAGCGGTTCTGCCTCGAGCCCGCGCCGGTGCCCGAGGCGGTGGCCTGA
- the pyk gene encoding pyruvate kinase, which produces MRQTRIIATLGPSSATPDGVPALIAAGVDIFRLNFSHGTHEQHATALRLVRDAAAKASRAVAVLQDLSGPKIRTGRLVGGQSIPLVAGQRLRITTGDDEGREGHVYTTFAGLAQSVGPGMRLLLDDGNLELRVEGTDGTSIETTVLVGGMLAQHKGINAPDVVLPASALTEKDVADLRFGASIGVDLVALSFVQTPEDLTQTRAALAAAGAPATSLIAKIERPQAVEHLESLLPHCDGVMVARGDLGNEVPLHSVPRAQKVITQLAQEAGKPVIVATQVLESMRTNPRPTRAEVSDAANAVDDSVDAVMLSGETASGQYPVEAVKVLDAVIRDAERTGVKPRATFNAGVLGVPHNRALCEAAVTLARAGDAAAIVAVTREGKTARVLAALRPETPVYAVTADDRVAHRLMLHRGVEPIAVGPDLLGNPGGAEAQVERYLLERGVLRAGTSIVFVSINADLTRGDANFLRIRRVG; this is translated from the coding sequence ATGCGACAGACCCGCATCATCGCCACGCTCGGCCCGTCGAGCGCCACACCCGACGGCGTTCCCGCACTCATCGCCGCCGGTGTCGACATCTTCCGGCTGAACTTTTCGCACGGCACGCACGAGCAGCACGCGACCGCGCTGCGGCTGGTCCGCGACGCGGCGGCGAAGGCCTCGCGGGCGGTCGCCGTGCTCCAGGATCTGAGCGGCCCGAAGATTCGCACCGGGCGGCTGGTCGGCGGGCAGTCGATTCCGCTGGTGGCGGGGCAGCGCCTCCGGATCACCACCGGCGACGACGAGGGCCGCGAAGGCCATGTCTACACGACGTTCGCCGGCCTGGCGCAATCGGTCGGCCCGGGCATGCGGTTGCTGCTCGACGATGGGAACCTCGAGCTGCGGGTGGAGGGTACCGACGGCACGTCGATCGAGACCACGGTCCTCGTCGGCGGCATGCTCGCGCAGCACAAGGGCATCAACGCGCCCGACGTCGTGCTGCCGGCCTCGGCGCTCACCGAGAAGGACGTCGCCGACCTGCGCTTCGGCGCCTCGATCGGCGTCGACCTGGTGGCGCTCAGTTTCGTGCAGACGCCCGAGGACCTCACGCAGACGCGCGCCGCCCTGGCCGCTGCCGGCGCCCCGGCGACCTCACTCATCGCCAAGATCGAGCGGCCACAGGCCGTCGAGCACCTGGAGTCGCTGCTGCCGCACTGCGATGGCGTGATGGTGGCGCGAGGCGACCTGGGCAACGAGGTGCCGCTGCACAGCGTGCCGCGGGCGCAGAAGGTGATCACGCAGCTCGCCCAGGAGGCGGGCAAGCCGGTCATTGTGGCCACCCAGGTGCTCGAGTCGATGCGCACCAACCCACGCCCGACGCGTGCCGAAGTGAGCGATGCGGCCAACGCGGTGGACGACTCGGTGGACGCGGTGATGCTGTCGGGCGAGACGGCCAGCGGGCAGTACCCGGTGGAGGCCGTCAAGGTGCTCGACGCCGTGATCCGCGACGCCGAGCGCACGGGCGTCAAGCCGCGCGCGACCTTCAACGCCGGCGTGCTCGGCGTGCCGCACAACCGCGCGCTCTGCGAGGCCGCCGTCACGCTCGCGCGCGCCGGCGACGCCGCCGCGATCGTCGCCGTGACCCGTGAGGGCAAGACGGCGCGCGTGCTCGCGGCCTTGCGCCCGGAGACGCCGGTCTACGCCGTCACGGCCGACGACCGCGTGGCGCACCGCCTGATGCTGCACCGCGGGGTGGAGCCCATCGCCGTCGGCCCGGACCTGCTCGGCAACCCCGGTGGTGCCGAAGCCCAGGTCGAGCGGTACCTGCTCGAGCGGGGCGTGCTGCGGGCGGGCACGTCGATCGTGTTCGTGAGCATCAACGCCGACCTGACCCGCGGCGACGCCAACTTCCTGCGGATCCGCCGCGTCGGCTGA